In one Carassius carassius chromosome 12, fCarCar2.1, whole genome shotgun sequence genomic region, the following are encoded:
- the LOC132154817 gene encoding E3 ubiquitin-protein ligase RNF220-like isoform X10, with product MEEELQSNGQSETFLRVRANRQTRLNARIGKMKRRKPEDGQVCPLCSAPLTGTEEEMSRHVEQCLFKREGGTEEDSADVEGENGTRFEEYEWCGQKRVRATTLLEGGFRGTGFAMCSTKESHDSDADLDVDGDDTLEYGKAQYTEADIIPCSGEDQGEAKEREALRGAVLNGGVPSNRITPEFSKWASDEMPSTSNGESSKQEPSSSSSSSMPRTCKNSEIEKITEDSTATTLEALKARIRELEKQILRGDRYKCLICMDSYTMPLTSIQCWHVHCEECWLRTLGNKKLCPQCNTITSPGDLRRVYL from the exons ATGGAAGAGGAGTTGCAGAGCAATGGTCAGAGTGAA ACATTTTTACGAGTTCGAGCTAACAGGCAAACACGATTGAATG CCCGGATTGGGAAGATGAAGCGCCGGAAGCCTGAGGATGGACAGGTATGTCCACTGTGCAGCGCCCCGCTGACAGGAACGGAGGAGGAAATGAGTAGGCATGTGGAACAATGTCTGTTCAAG AGGGAAGGTGGAACAGAAGAGGATTCTGCTGATGTCGAAGGGGAGAACGGAACGCGGTTTGAGGAGTACGAGTGGTGTGGACAGAAGAGGGTCCGAGCTACTACATTACTGGAAGGTGGTTTCAgag GGACAGGCTTTGCCATGTGTAGTACGAAGGAGAGCCATGATAGTGATGCAGACCTGGATGTGGATGGAGATGACACACTGGAGTACGGCAAAGCCCA GTACACTGAAGCAGACATCATTCCTTGTTCTGGAGAGGACCAGGGAGAGGCTAAAGAACGTGAGGCACTGCGTGGGGCTGTTTTGAA TGGTGGTGTGCCATCCAATAGAATAACACCAGAGTTCTCAAAATGGGCCAGTGATG AAATGCCATCCACCAGTAATGGTGAGAGCAGCAAACAGGAGCCGAGCTCTTCATCTTCGTCCTCCATGCCGAGGACCTGTAAAAACAGTGAGATCGAGAA GATAACGGAGGACTCCACAGCGACCACACTGGAGGCACTAAAGGCCCGCATTCGAGAACTGGAAAAGCAGATCCTCAGAGGAGACCGATACAAGTGTCTCATATGCATG GACTCGTATACAATGCCTCTCACCTCCATCCAGTGTTGGCACGTGCACTGTGAAGAATGCTGGCTAAGGACTCTG